The nucleotide sequence GAAGTGGTTCGAAGATCGGCGGCGACTTCAACGGTGATGTCGACGTAGAGTTTGTCATGCTAATAACGTGTTTTGCCAGCGGTTAGAACATTTCCCTCTCCATCTCTAATGATCAATATAGTAGATAAAAGTAGAACACATAGACATGAGAAATAgagagactattctttattcccTTGAATATTAGTGattattgttagataatctactgctaccttgtatgaacacagcaagggaagacgtCGCCGAAAAGGGCCCCTGCTGTgacactgtagccgctgcaggtgcaggcgccgcacggctcacctgcagcactgtaggcacatgtaGAGACCGGCGTAAAgccagccctgtatgttatctagttactgttacagcatgtgcgctgtactaggactagatagatatagttatataaatagactaccacggcaactcagtaaagagagttcagatttgccatctctcaGACAGGGCTTCGGGCAActctggtgtcttgtactgtgtgtgaatgctctgttctcccttcttcttctagctctagccatagtgtgtggggacggacaacgcttgttcatggtcggcacggctagcgggtgctcggtaagactggtgagtggttcactcacctgagtcggtgatcctgtgggccaacaagtggtatcagagccgtataagCGCCGTCgctagactaaccgctggcgatgatgggCAGTttagagatgggcgacagcagtggcactgctgtggctgcccagccacaatCGGAGgttgttgttcgcacggtgcagaaggtcagtggcaccagttggccgacgctgacttgcaccaactatggagagtggtcggtgaccatgaaggtcaagcttagagcccgacggctcgagaatgctattgacaagggcaccgacaatgaagaagatgacatgttagcgttggaggctattctcgctgctgtaccgacggagtacagggagccgttgggggcgaagagctccgctaaggaggcatgggaggctattgcggcgatgcgcgtcggttccgaccgcgcaaaaaAGGCAACGGCCCAGCTtctaaagcaggagtacgccaacctcaagttcaaggatggtgaaacggtggaggacttctctctccgcctgcagacgctcatcagcaagctaaagagcTACGGTGttaccatcaacgaagaggagaCGGTCTCCAAGTAGCTCCACTCTGTAGCggcaaagtacatctagatcgctctctccatagagacgatgctggacttgtccaccctcaccattgaggatgtgacagtgTGGCCGAACACTACAGGAGTTATGACGAGCTATCCGAAAGTAGTGCTGAGCACTACAACCAGGGTGCCGAGCGCTCCAGGTGCTGTGACGAGCACTTtggtggaacagggaactccatcgacgccgatcgagttcacctcacctccaagtgacatcactgagttcgtggacgcttaccacgaaggtgaggaggtgcggttccgcaggctggacgacattGTCGTCGGCATAGGACCCTTAggactggctggtcggctgctcaatgacataGAGCTGATGCTTATCAATGCAGAGAAACCACCCACGTTCGTGCTAGCCGAGTGGGACagaaactggcgacgggcgatgctggaggagattaaggcaatcgaggaaaacgagacttggcagctcgtcgatccacctccaggatgccgtccgatcagcctaaagtaggtgtacaaggtcaagcaggacgagctcgacgccattgtcaagcacaaggcgtgcctcgtcgcccgaggctttgttcagcgcgagggtaTAGACTTTGAGGAGGTCTTTGTgctagtagcgcgcatggagtcggtccgtttgctactagccttggcagcagcaaaggactggcgcgtccatcacttgaaCATTAAATCGTCCTTCCTTaacggcgagctggcggagacggtcttcgtcaggcaacctctaggtttcgtcgtcaagggagaggagcacagggtgctccgactgcgcaaggcgctctacgggctgcggtaggccccatgagcatggaacgccaagcttgacgccacgctggacgagcttgggtttcaacggtgcgcaaccgagcatgcgctctacacgcggcgacgggggaaggaggagctcatcgtcggtgtgtatgtggatgacttaatcatcacCGGCGCGTGCACGGAGaatatcaacagcttcaagcgcgagatggcagctcatttttgaatgagcgatctcgacgcactctcctactacctcggtatcgaggtgagataggggaaggaggaactcacgctcggtcagagcgcgtatgccttcAAGCTGTTGGAGatgagcggcatggctgagtgcaagccatgcgtgactccgatggaggagcggctaaagctgacgaaggccagcaccgcggcgaaagtggatgcaacactctatcggagcatcgtcggcggtttgcgctacctagtccacacgagaccggacattgcgttcgccgtgggctacgtcagtcgcttcatggaggatcccagaaaggatcactgggctgcggtgaagcggctactgcgctacgtcaaagggacggtggatcatgggatcatcttcccaaagaccggcAGGAGTAGGCTgcaactcactgtgttcagcgatgcagacatggcgggggatatcgacggacgacggagcacctctggcgtgctcgtcttcctcgggtcggctccaattttatggttgtcgctgaaacagaaggtggtggcgctatctacgtgcgaggcagagtacgtagcggcagccacagcggcgtgccaagttgtgtggctgcgtcgACTGATgagcgagctgaccggtgtggaagctcacccactagcactgatggtggacaaccaacccgccatcgccctcgcgaagaatccggttctacaCGATCGGAGTAAACACattgacgtgaagttccacttcctcagggactgtgtcgatggagggtagatcgtcttcgagttcgtcgaaactggtcggcaactcgcggatgtcccaccaagccgctcggacgtcttcgactcacggagctgaaggagatgatcgacatggaggaggtacaagggttagcagtaggattaggggaagattgttagataatctattgcTACCTTGTGTAAACACAGTAAGGGAAGGTGccgccgaaaaggccccctgctgtgatactgtaggcgctgcaggtgcaggcgccgtacggctcacctgcagcactgtaggcacatgcagagtccggcgcagagtcagccctatatgttatctagttactgttacagcatgtgcgctgtactaggactagatagatatagttgtataaatagactaccacgacaactcagtaaagagagttcagatttgccatctctcaGACAGGGTTTCggtcaacgctggtgtcttgtactgtgtgaaTGCTTTGTTCTCTCTTCTTCGTCTAGCTCTAGCTATaatgtgtggggacggacaacgcttgttcgtggtcggcacggctagtgggtgctcggcaacactagcaggTGTTCGACAAGACTGGTgtgtggttcactcacctgagccggtaatCCTATGGGCCAGCAATTATAAAATAGAGCtcccacatatatatagttcTTCCAAAATATAAGAGTATGATAAGAGTTCATGAGTAAACGGATTAGAATTAGGATTCCTCCTCTTTCCTGAATGATAGAGTCAATATGTACTTATTACAACAAAGAGTACAGTACGTAATAGATATGATGCATACGGACGGACATGGATAGTGGATATCCAGCGAGAATCCGTTTTTTTTTTACTTCGCTGCGTAGGCAGACGGCAGCAGCCTGGGTGCTGGGCGGACCATCAACGGCACGGCGCGCTGCAGGGTGAGCCCGTACGCCTCCTCCATGTCCAGCTTGTCCGCGGTCATGCCGTCGGCGAGGTCCCAGTCCAGGGCGTGCACGAGCGTGGCCGTCATGAGCGTGACCATGCGCAGGCCCCAGCTGAGGCCCGCGCAGATCCTCCGCCCGGCGCCGAACGGGATGAGCTCGAAGTCGCTGCCTTTGACGTCGACGCCCGCGTGCGAGCCGCCTGGGAGGAAGCGGTCGGGGCGGAACTGGAGCGGCTCGGGCCACGCCTCCGGGTCGCGGGCGATCGCCCACACGTTCACCAGCAGCGTGGTTCCCGCGGGGATGCGGAACCCGTCGACCTCGCACTCCTCGGCGGCCACGCGGGGCAGCGACAGCGGCGTGGACGGGTGCAGCCGGAACGTCTCCTTGATCACCGCCGTCAGGTACGTGAGGCGCGGGAGGTCCGACTCGGACACCAGGCGGTCGCGGCCGACGACGGCGTCCAGCTCCTGCTGGGCCTTCTTCAGCACGTCCGGGTGCCGGATCAGCTCGGCCAGCGCCCACTCCACCGTGCTGGACGTGGTGTCCGTCCCCGCCGTGAAGAGGTTCTGTGGTCACGACGTGTCCCACAGAAAGTATATGCATCCATATCCATGTGAAAACAAGAGAGGAATATCATACTCCAAACTCCAACTGGACCAACTCCAACACGTCGGGGTCCATTTTTGCAATAAAAGTAGTATAAAGCATGTCGCCGTCACTGCCGGTAGTCGGGTCCATTCGAGTTCGAGAGCAGTAATTGTGTGCACGGGAAAAAGGGGAACTTACGAGGAGGAGTGCTTTGATGTCAGTCTCGTTGATCCTGCTGTCCTCGCCGTCCGCGAGCGGCTGCTGCTCCCGCATCCTGGCCAGCAGCACGCTGAGCAGATCCTTGCCTTCCCCGGCGGCCTTCCGCTCCCTGATGATCCCGTTCATCATGTCGTCGTACCTGCGGTGCAGCCGCTTCATCTTGCCGACCACGCCCTGCGGGTCGAGCCACGCCAGCGCCGGCACGAAGTCGCCGACGTTGAACACCCCGGCGAGCTGCATCAGCTCCACCACCATGTCCTTGAATTCCCTGGCTTCCTCCCCTCCGTCGACCGCGAACACGCGCCGCCCCACCGTCGCCCGGGCCAGCGTGTTGGTCGCGCAGACGTTGGCCACCTGGCCCAGCACCACGGGGGCGTGCTGGTGCCGGGCGAGCTCCCTCACCATGAGCGCCACCTCGCCCTCCCTGACGCCGCGCAGGTCGTCCAGGGCCTTGGCGGAGAAGAGGTGGAGCGCGCACAGCTTCCGCAGCGCGCGCCACCGGGAGCCGTAGGGCGCGAACACCAGGTCCTGGTAGTTGTACGCCACGTGCTCGGCTCCGGAGTTTGGAGGCCGGTTGCTGAAGTTGGCGTCGTGGGCGCGCAGGAACTGCGTCGCCACCCGCGCCGACGCGGCCACCACCACCTCGGCGCTGCCGAACCGGAGCCGGAACAGCGGGCCGTACTCTTTCGCAAGCGCGCACATGGTGTGGTGCGGATGAGAGCCCACCTGCGGCAGGTTGCCCAGCACCGGCCAGCCCCGGGGACCGGGCGGCAGCGGCCGCTTCCCCTTCTTCCCGTCCCCGCCGCGGCGGAGCAGGAGGCACCACACCGCGACGGAGACGGCCAGGGAgcccagcagcagcggcagcggcacgtCCATGGATTGACTTGCTCGGTTCACGGGAGGCGCGCTTGGTGTTGGACTGAGCGTTGAGCGTGCGGTTAGCGAGATAGCTGTTCATCAATATATACAGATTCCACGAGCATGGCGTGCTTCAGCTAACAATCTTCCTGCCTGCCGTTCCTACCTACCCGCGCCGCGATTGGTctgtttatttatatttatttttctttGCCGGCTTCGTTTTATTTTCCTGAGAGGTCGGTGTTGCGGCTTCGTTTTATTCTTCTAGTTCCCATGAGAAATAAGTTCAGCGCGGATAGTTCCCCAATGGACGCTGTGGGCACCTGAAGCCAAATCACGACACGTAGCACCTTCTAAACTGGCTCGCAGTCTTGAGCCGGCTCGTAACTCGTCTCTGGCTCGTAACTCAGCTCTGGCTACCTCACTCACGGAGATGCTTGCTTCCAAGAGAAGGATCCTGGCGGCCACAGGCACGAGAAGACTTCCAAGAGAAGATTTTGGATTACAGGCATAGTAGCCAAGTTTCGGGAACGTTGGAGTGGTGGTACGAGAACGTGGTATGTTGTTTCTTAAATCCATGGGAGGAGGAGGGTATATAGCTTATCTTGTTCCTTTGATTAATGGAACGCGTACCGAGTGTAACGGGAATGTGTCCTGAAACAATGAAAATGGTCCTTTTAAATTGGTTCATATCAAAAACAACTACTCTTGCTGTTCGCCTACACTGATTGAATCTGGAATATCAGCATCACTCTCGGCCATCCATATGTGCGCAGGGAGCAATATATAGTATCGCCGACCATCTTTAGATCATCGATGTTAGCTAGGGAAAATTACCTTGTAGTCAAACTCCTTGAAGCCATAGATCCAAAAGCTCCTACCGTATACGTACTCACTGTGTATGAGACCACAGCGTCTGCACGGAACCCTGTGCCGCGACGGCGTCGCCGCCACTCCTCACGGCGGAGAGCaaagttgcatgcatgcatgcagctggACACTCTGGAATGAGGCGTCGCAATAACTCCGCACGCGCGCCGGCTCCAATGCAGCCAACGGAGGGAGTACCGTGTAGATCGAGCCATTAGCCGTGACTCCTCGAGTGATCGAGCCGCGCGCGGCGCTGATGTGGGGAGAAGCCGAGAGGGGAGCTTTCAGAGACGTTCCGTACTGAATTTGCTTCCCGTATTCTATAGCCGCTGGTCCCAACTACCCACACGATGACACacgcttgcatgcatgcatgcatgccactCGTTCCAGCAACCTCCTGCGGTCCTGCCGCTGCGATCTCACTTTCTAAATGCTCCCACATGTATATGCTTTTATTACCATGTAATGTAATTAAAGGGTAAAGTACATTTTTTACAACAGCGAGGGATACGGTCACTATCGGATTCAGCTttggcaaaggccgatatacactcggtaaattctttgccaagtgttacactcggcaaatggcgCTTGGTAAACAGTTTATTGGTAAagacctttttgccgagtgcactttatcggacactcgacaaagcctttgtcgagtgctaatctgacacccggcaaagaaaagtcgcTGTGACGGCGAGCACCACCGTGACGGCGGATTTACCAAGTGTTAAGGTCAAGCACTCAGCAAAGGTCGTCTCTTTTTGCCGAGCGtcgttgactcagacactcggcaaaggtgaccactttgccgagtgccaccgtcaagacactcggcaaacaggcgacctttgccgagtgcctggcccgtggcactcggcaaatctgtgatgtttgccgagtgcaatggcctttgcattcggcaaagcatgttctcaggtcgtcactttgccgagtgtcatggccattgcactcagcaaagtgactgaaaacaacctttttatttattttttacattccatctaaacaaacagaagatatataaaacaaacatcaccaacatcacatatatatcatcaacaacacatatatatcaccaacacctcatatatatcacaaacgtcacatgtctcacaatatatcacaaataagttcacaagtaatccaagtgctccgtcatctacaaccacaattgcaaatagaagtaccattaacaaccacaagtatcatcacctagcttcctcatcccaccgcccaccatctttgttcaatcacctgcaattaaaaagagtaaaccaatatgcacagataaacaagaagtacttagaaagagatgcaaaataaataaaatataattacaaaataacatagtattacatgtattaaaaataatctttatgatcgggattagctggatcataagtctcatcatcactattaatcatgtcgaaataatcaacactatccgaatgagcaatgttgccattgtcattgtctaaatgtaatcgctcaagcatttgtaagtccttcacattttagacctcatctccagcgtcctcttcaataaccgtttcattgtctacttccattcctatcgcttcagttaagtctatctcaaacctcccttctagttcctcttcttgaaagaactctccgtcatatgtgtttgagtctaagttgtaatcttcatcgtttgggacagacaATTTATCGTGTGgcgtgcacaatatcccaacccttaagatgacttttggtttgacacgcatatgggagaataaacttgcgtggcctgttgggccacaatatagacatcgtctcctagtAAGATGGAAtcatgtcgaatttcgactagcccaagattagaatatgcccatctcgttacttcaggatcaaaccaatggcatttgaatatgacgggattaaaaggtttagaaccatgaaacttgagttcgtatatttcttcaattcttccataatactcgacctcatcaacaccgggcgtaaaaactccagaacttgtggttcttcgattgggccgactctgctcatggcttgttgtgcgaaagcgatattCATTCATGTCATAATCGGAAAATGACCcgaccctataggcaaagccatcagcaacctgtctcaactcggcacacatagacgcatccctctggctgtgcaagctcaagcaggatacatcgttatattattcgcacatatgagtaacttggaatgtcaaactaagtacaagctaaattggacggtaccttccgtttgaaccaagaaatgaaatcaggcattccatttcccgcaccctatctaagaagggtatctacctactgcggggtaggatcccttgattgacgccataattcatgaagaaatttcttgtaccaacgagaaacaagggggttggatgcagaatagtgatggcgtatttaacaagttcgttgagaacttactgtatgtacggcgccacttcgtcaaggttggtcaacacgtatagcatgatatggcgccactcttcatgattcaaggtcttg is from Miscanthus floridulus cultivar M001 chromosome 7, ASM1932011v1, whole genome shotgun sequence and encodes:
- the LOC136463721 gene encoding flavonoid 3'-monooxygenase CYP75B3-like gives rise to the protein MDVPLPLLLGSLAVSVAVWCLLLRRGGDGKKGKRPLPPGPRGWPVLGNLPQVGSHPHHTMCALAKEYGPLFRLRFGSAEVVVAASARVATQFLRAHDANFSNRPPNSGAEHVAYNYQDLVFAPYGSRWRALRKLCALHLFSAKALDDLRGVREGEVALMVRELARHQHAPVVLGQVANVCATNTLARATVGRRVFAVDGGEEAREFKDMVVELMQLAGVFNVGDFVPALAWLDPQGVVGKMKRLHRRYDDMMNGIIRERKAAGEGKDLLSVLLARMREQQPLADGEDSRINETDIKALLLNLFTAGTDTTSSTVEWALAELIRHPDVLKKAQQELDAVVGRDRLVSESDLPRLTYLTAVIKETFRLHPSTPLSLPRVAAEECEVDGFRIPAGTTLLVNVWAIARDPEAWPEPLQFRPDRFLPGGSHAGVDVKGSDFELIPFGAGRRICAGLSWGLRMVTLMTATLVHALDWDLADGMTADKLDMEEAYGLTLQRAVPLMVRPAPRLLPSAYAAK